TAATGGGCCAACCTAAAGATGCTTATGACCATGTTAAAGATCGTCCTGGACACGATTTGCGTTATGCCATTGATGCCACGAAGCTCCGGACTGAACTCGGTTGGGAGCCCAAATTTACTGACTTTAAGACCGGTTTACAACACACGATTGATTGGTATACGGAACACCAAGATTGGTGGAAAGATGAAAAAGCCGCGGTTGAAGCAAAATATGCGAAAAACGGTCAATAAATGGGAAAATTAAACGTTCAGACAACGAAATTACAAGACGTTAAAATTATTACACCAGCAGTTTTCGGTGATCACCGGGGCTTCTTTGAAGAAACATACTCTGATCGGGACTTTAAGAACGCTGGCATTGATTTTAACTTTATTCAAGATAACCAGTCGCTTTCAACGCAGGCAGGTGTTCTTCGTGGCTTACACTTCCAACGGGGGAAGGCAGCGCAAACAAAATTAATCCGGGTCGTTACCGGTGCCGTTCTGGATGTGATTGTTGATTTACGAAAAGGTTCACCAACATACAAGCAATGGGAAGGTTATATCTTATCGGCAAGTAATCACCGTCAACTCCTGGTTCCGCGGGGCTTTGCGCATGGCTTCTTGACCTTAACTGATAATGTTAACTTTGTTTACAAGTGCGATAACTATTACGATGCAGAAGCTGATGGGGGAATTTCCTTTAAGACGCCGGAATTAAACATTGACTGGCCAATTGAATTTGATAAGGCCATTACTTCCGAAAAGGATGCCGCACAACCAACCTTAACTGAATTTGAAAAAGATAACCCATTTGTTTATGGTGAAATTTAAGTGAAAGGAATAATTTTAGCCGGTGGATCAGGGACTCGTCTGTACCCAATTACGCGTGGTATTTCGAAACAATTGATTCCGGTTTATGATAAGCCGATGATTTATTATCCCTTATCGACTTTGATGTTGGCTGGTATTAGAGACATTCTGGTGATTTCAACGCCCGAATATATGCCACTATTTCAAGACTTACTAGGAGATGGTACTAATTTAGGACTGAGCTTCTCTTATAAGGTTCAAGAAAAGCCCAATGGACTTGCCGAAGCTTTTATTCTCGGGGAAGACTTTATCGGTGATGATAGTGTCTGCTTGATCCTAGGTGACAACATTTATTATGGCGCTGGTTTGTCTGAATTGGTTCAATCTGCAGCACAAAAAACTGATGGCGCCACGGTCTTTGGCTACCATGTCAATGATCCAGAGCGTTTTGGCGTGGTCGACTTTGATGACCAGATGCATGCCTTATCGATTGAAGAAAAGCCGGCTCATCCTAAGAGTAATTATGCGGTGACTGGTCTTTACTTCTACGATAATCAAGTAGTTGATATTGCTAAAAATATCAAGCCATCAGATCGCGGCGAACTTGAAATTACTGATGTTAACAAGGAATACCTGCGTCAAGGCAAACTTGACGTCAAGTTAATGGGGCGTGGTTATGCCTGGTTAGATACCGGCACGCATGATTCAATGCTCGAAGCAGCCAACTTCATCGCCACGATTGAAAAACGGCAAAACTTAAAGGTGGCTTCTTTAGAAGAAATTGCTTATCGGATGGGTTACATTAATAAAGACCAATTAGTTGAACTTGCTCAACCATTAAAGAAAAATGACTATGGTCAATATTTATTACGGTTAGTACAACAGAACTAGTTGTTAGAAAGTAAGGCTGTCTCGCTCAATAAAGAGCAAATTAAATCACGCTTTATGTATCACAGTATTAAACGGATCTTTGACTTTATGGCAGCTATATGCGGGGTTATAATTTTAAGTCCTGTAATGCTTGTTATCGCAATTTTAATTAAGGTTGAGGATCATGGTCCCGTTTTTTACAAACAAGTACGAGTAGGGAAAAACGGAAAGAAATTTAAAATGTACAAATTTAGGTCGATGTTTGTAAATGCCGATAAAATGTTATCTAAGCTAAAAGAACAGAATGACGTTGAAGGTCCAATGTTTAAAATGAAAGATGATCCACGGATAACTAAAGTGGGGCATTTTATTCGTAAGCATAGTTTAGATGAATTACCGCAGTTTTTAAATGTAATCAAAGGTGATATGAGCTTAGTTGGGCCTCGACCACCGCTACCATCTGAAGTGGCAGAATACAGTGATTATGATAAACAACGGTTGTATGTTACTCCTGGATGTACAGGATTATGGCAAGCAACCGAACGAAATGAAGTTGGCTTTAGTGAAATGGTTCAATTAGATATTCAATATATTCAGCGTGCTAGTTTTATGTTTGACTTATGGATTATCTGGAAAACTGTTGAAATAATAATTAAACCAAATGGATCTTATTAGATGTCATTATTTCATCGAACACAACAACAATCAACAGATACCATGGATAATGGGGCCAAATTGATTACCGTTGCTCATCCGAAGAGCCCAATTTCCGAACAGTTTCGGACGATTCGGACCAATATTAATTTTATGGCGATTGATAAGCCGATTAAGACCTTAGCCATGACTTCCGCCAATGTAAGTGAAGGGAAGTCAACAGTGACGGATAATGTTGCTGTAGTTTGGGCACAGACTGGTCAAAAGGTATTGTTAATCGATTCTGATTTGCGGCGACCAACCCTTCATGCAACTTTTAACAAGAGTAATCAACACGGGTTAACAACGATCCTAACTAGTGGTACTAATTCCGTTGATTTACGCGAAATTATCCAACCTAGTGGGGTTGATAACCTTGATATCTTAACCGCCGGTCCGATTCCACCTAATCCCGCGGAATTATTAAACTCACAACGAATGAAAACATTACTGGATACAGTTAAAGGTATTTACGATATGGTCATCGTGGATGTGCCACCAATGTTAGAAGTTACTGATACGCAAATCCTTTCACGTCACCTAGATGCGGTTATCTTAGTTGTAAAGCAGGGACAAACCCAAAAATTAGCCGTTAAACGGGCAGTTGAATTATTAAACTTAGCACACGCTAATTTGTTAGGTTATGTAATGAATGATGTCAATTCTGAAGGCGATGCGGCTTATGGATATGGTTATGGCTACGGTTATGGCTACGGTTATGGAGAAGATGCAGGTAAATAAGTGAATAGTTCACAACAAACAGCGAATAATACAATTGATCTGCATCGGTTAATGATGCTCTGTCGTAAACATATTAAGATGTTAATTATCTGGACATTACTGGCCGGAGTACTGGGGTATGTCGTCGCCCAGTTCGTCGTGGTACCAAAGTATACAGCGACAACCGAAATCTTAGTTAACCAAAAGCATGAAAATAACGATAACGGTCAGGCCTATAATAATCAGCAAGCGGATATCCAAATGATTAATACCTATAAGGATATCATTACGAACCAAGTGATTTTGAGTAAGGCTAGTAAGCAACTGAAAAATCCAGTTCGTGTTATCAAGCCTGCTCAACCAGCAGAATATCGGCGTAATGCGGATGGTACGCGTCGACTAATTAAAGAAGCCCAACCGGCGGTTGTTGAACGTGGCGGCAAGAGCTATAACCTCTCAAGTGATGAATTAAAAAAGGCCATTAGTGTTTCAACTCAGCAAAATTCACAAGTGTTTTCACTTCAAGTTAAAACTGATGATCCGCAAGAATCGGCAGTGGTTGCTAATACCGTTGCTAATGTCTTTAAGCAACAAATCAAGAAGATCATGAGTGTTAACAATGTGACAATTGTTTCCCGGGCAAGCACACCAGATGAACCATCGTTCCCGAATAAGAAGTTATTCGCCTTAGCTGGTGCTGTATTAGGTTTGATCCTCAGTTTCTTATACATCCTAATCGGCGACTTAATGGATACTAGTGTGCACGATGATGATTACCTTACTAATGAAGTTGGCTTAACTAATCTGGGCCATGTGAACCATATTGAGATGAGTCGGGACTTTAAAATTAATAATCAAGAAAGTCGGCGCCAAAACAACGGTAATCGACGGGTCTAAATGTCAGACGAAAATAATCGACCCTTGAATAATAATAATGATGATGGTATGCAACGACAGGAACATCACCATCATCACCATAGACATCATCGGCGACACCGGGGATGGAAGATCTTCTGGTCAGTTGTGGGGATATTAGTCCTCGTAGCCCTGTTCTTTGCGGGGATGGCATGGCACAACCTAAAATCAACGACTGATGATATGTATAGTAGTGCGGGTGCTACCAAGTCACGGGATGCGCAAAAGGTGCTTGACCAAAAGAAACCCGTTTCAATCCTCCTGTTAGGAACTGATACTGGGGCGCTTGGTCGGGACTATAAGGGTCGGACGGATACGATCATGGTAATGACCTTAAATCCAAAGACAAAGACCACTACGATTGTTAGTCTTCCCCGGGATATGAAGGTTAACTTACCAGATTATCCGCAATATTCACCAGCAAAGATCAATGCTGCTTATACTTATGGGGGAGTCAAGGAATCGATTAATACAATCCAAGACCACTTCAATATCCCAATTGACTACTATGTGTTAGTTAACATGGGTGGTTTGGAAAAGGCAATCAACCAAGTCGGTGGGGTTGATGTCAAGTCCCCATTGACGTTTGATTATGAAGGCTATCACTTTGAAAAGGGTGAGACCTACCATATGAACGGAAAAAAAGCCCTTCAATTCAGTCGGATGCGATACGACGATCCTGATGGCGACTATGGCCGACAACAACGACAACGGTTAGTAATTATGGCCTTGCTTAAGAAGTCCGTTTCATATAAGACAGTCCTTAACCGATCATTCTTACGGTCAGTATCTGATAACTCACAAACTGATCTAACCTTCAATGATATGATGCGGTTAGCGCAAAGCTATCGTGATACAAACGAACACATCGTTCAAGATCATGCGCAAGGACGAGGTCAAAATGAAGATGGTCAAGCCTTTGAGGTGGTGCCGACGAGTGAGCAACAACGGATCACCAACTTGTTACAAAATAGTCTAAAAAATTAAATGGATGACTTCGCTAACCGAGTTTCCACGCAGATTGTTGAACCCGAAAAAGATGCTAGTATGTCAAAGCTGATAAAGTATAATGAGAAGCTTAATGAATATATGTAATTGATTGCCAAACTCAACCACCATTTGAGTGACCGGCAGATTGCAGATGAGTACAGTGTCAGCCGGGCAGCCGTTTCGCAATGGCGGCGCGGAGTAATTACCCGTGCCCACCAGCTTCGTGCTAAAATGAAAGGAGAGTTTTGAGTGGAAAAACATGAAATCGACCATCAAGCTAAGTGGCTCCATATTAAATATGATGGCGAAGATCGTGATGATGAGTGCGTTAATGAGCTTAGCATTTATCAGAACGCTGACGAGCCTGAGCTGCAAATGCTGGTGTCAAATATTGATTTTGATAATATCAGCCATGATAATACTTTTACACTGACAAAAGAGGATGCGAAGATATTGATTGAGTATTTAAAAGATTGGATTAACTAAATGAAAATGAAAACACCGGTTCAGATGACTGATGATTTGGCACGCTTTATTAAGGAAAACCGGGAAGACGCGGCTTATCCTCATGAATCACTCTATGTTGATTTGTTAGAACAGTGGAAAGTTTTAAGTCGTTATCAGTTAGAATACGCTGATAAGGAAAGTAAACGCCTTTATAATGCCTACTGGAACTCCATGGCACGGTGGTATGAGGTTTTTAATAACGAACGGAACCACTTATTAGAGCCAACTGCTGTGCCAAGCGAGGATTTAATGGACTTCTATGCTGGTTTGATTGAAGACCTCATGGATCACGTCCTTGATTTGGTACCACCATCGCCCCATTCGACGATTATTAAATTAACTGACTTCCGGGTTTTGTTGAGTAACGAGTTACAAAAAATTACCCAACTTGACCTCGAGATTCAAGGTCCGATTGACTTTGCGATGATCATGGATTATTGGAAGATGTTGGGTGAAAGTTTTGATCGGGAAAAGATCAAGTAATTGAGTGAACAACAATATATCATGGCGATTGACCAGGGAACGACGAGCTCACGGGCGATTATCTTTGACCATGACGGAAATAAGGTTGCGATCAGCCAACAGGAATTTCCTCAATACTTCCCGCAGCCAGGGTGGGTTGAACATGATCCCCTGGAGATTTGGGATAGCGTTCAGTCGGTGATTTCAAACGTAATGATTAAGTCCCAGATCAAGCCCTATAAGATTGCGGCGATTGGGATTACTAACCAACGGGAAACGACGGTTATTTGGGATCGCCATACCGGGAAGCCGATTTATAACGCAATTGTCTGGCAATCAAAGCAAACGAGCGATATTGCCGAACAATTGATTAAAGATGGTTATAAGGATATGATCCACAAGAAGACTGGCTTAGTGATTGATTCATATTTTGCGGCCACCAAGATCAAGTGGATTCTTGACCATGTCCCTGGTGCCCGAGAAAAAGCGGC
The genomic region above belongs to Limosilactobacillus reuteri and contains:
- the rfbC gene encoding dTDP-4-dehydrorhamnose 3,5-epimerase, producing MGKLNVQTTKLQDVKIITPAVFGDHRGFFEETYSDRDFKNAGIDFNFIQDNQSLSTQAGVLRGLHFQRGKAAQTKLIRVVTGAVLDVIVDLRKGSPTYKQWEGYILSASNHRQLLVPRGFAHGFLTLTDNVNFVYKCDNYYDAEADGGISFKTPELNIDWPIEFDKAITSEKDAAQPTLTEFEKDNPFVYGEI
- the rfbA gene encoding glucose-1-phosphate thymidylyltransferase RfbA; the protein is MKGIILAGGSGTRLYPITRGISKQLIPVYDKPMIYYPLSTLMLAGIRDILVISTPEYMPLFQDLLGDGTNLGLSFSYKVQEKPNGLAEAFILGEDFIGDDSVCLILGDNIYYGAGLSELVQSAAQKTDGATVFGYHVNDPERFGVVDFDDQMHALSIEEKPAHPKSNYAVTGLYFYDNQVVDIAKNIKPSDRGELEITDVNKEYLRQGKLDVKLMGRGYAWLDTGTHDSMLEAANFIATIEKRQNLKVASLEEIAYRMGYINKDQLVELAQPLKKNDYGQYLLRLVQQN
- a CDS encoding sugar transferase: MYHSIKRIFDFMAAICGVIILSPVMLVIAILIKVEDHGPVFYKQVRVGKNGKKFKMYKFRSMFVNADKMLSKLKEQNDVEGPMFKMKDDPRITKVGHFIRKHSLDELPQFLNVIKGDMSLVGPRPPLPSEVAEYSDYDKQRLYVTPGCTGLWQATERNEVGFSEMVQLDIQYIQRASFMFDLWIIWKTVEIIIKPNGSY
- a CDS encoding CpsD/CapB family tyrosine-protein kinase; amino-acid sequence: MSLFHRTQQQSTDTMDNGAKLITVAHPKSPISEQFRTIRTNINFMAIDKPIKTLAMTSANVSEGKSTVTDNVAVVWAQTGQKVLLIDSDLRRPTLHATFNKSNQHGLTTILTSGTNSVDLREIIQPSGVDNLDILTAGPIPPNPAELLNSQRMKTLLDTVKGIYDMVIVDVPPMLEVTDTQILSRHLDAVILVVKQGQTQKLAVKRAVELLNLAHANLLGYVMNDVNSEGDAAYGYGYGYGYGYGYGEDAGK
- a CDS encoding YveK family protein, which translates into the protein MNSSQQTANNTIDLHRLMMLCRKHIKMLIIWTLLAGVLGYVVAQFVVVPKYTATTEILVNQKHENNDNGQAYNNQQADIQMINTYKDIITNQVILSKASKQLKNPVRVIKPAQPAEYRRNADGTRRLIKEAQPAVVERGGKSYNLSSDELKKAISVSTQQNSQVFSLQVKTDDPQESAVVANTVANVFKQQIKKIMSVNNVTIVSRASTPDEPSFPNKKLFALAGAVLGLILSFLYILIGDLMDTSVHDDDYLTNEVGLTNLGHVNHIEMSRDFKINNQESRRQNNGNRRV
- a CDS encoding LCP family protein, translating into MSDENNRPLNNNNDDGMQRQEHHHHHHRHHRRHRGWKIFWSVVGILVLVALFFAGMAWHNLKSTTDDMYSSAGATKSRDAQKVLDQKKPVSILLLGTDTGALGRDYKGRTDTIMVMTLNPKTKTTTIVSLPRDMKVNLPDYPQYSPAKINAAYTYGGVKESINTIQDHFNIPIDYYVLVNMGGLEKAINQVGGVDVKSPLTFDYEGYHFEKGETYHMNGKKALQFSRMRYDDPDGDYGRQQRQRLVIMALLKKSVSYKTVLNRSFLRSVSDNSQTDLTFNDMMRLAQSYRDTNEHIVQDHAQGRGQNEDGQAFEVVPTSEQQRITNLLQNSLKN